One Candidatus Binatia bacterium genomic region harbors:
- a CDS encoding DUF3604 domain-containing protein: MIRKIFLGAIGLVALAAIVGWFTFGQSTYERMQRVGADNLAADYALQDDSRVPKPEPQPRVIQPRNSLNNVYWGDTHVHTHESFDAKLMGTTVTVEDAYRFAKGEALLSTGGETMQLARPLDFVAITDHAEGFGVSTRCDETDLTWFESINCYLLETPNPMAFLLLRTIVSFTKPDVEKNPDAPAGVYQPEVRTAKGRDSWPICGRGEGGVLRCEQDARSDWARYIALADAENDPGTFTTFAAYEYSPTLPDAGKMHRNILFNGSDLPEFAISSLEVSNAIDLWRGLEETCTGKCDFLTIPHNMNKSWGLAYSRYTYDGGEYGEDEWEIRKRREPLAEIYQIKGASECALGVGATDEECAFSQVFEPCEPGEETGCAFETGFARQGLKIGLQLEQGLGMNPLAFGMIGSTDTHNGNPGDTDEWDFVGAVGQVSSPAIRRFGAPEKPGSEPKPHLSPLRFNTPGGLAAVWAPENTRDAIFAAMQRREVYASSGPRITLRFFAGEDFDESILDEAEPVAIAAAGGVPMGGVLRPRSGHDASPTFYVSALGDWMSAPLQRIQMVKGWIDAEGKTHELVQDIACADGLEVDPTTRRCPDNGASVDLTSCALVGETGSMELAATWQDPDFDPARSAFYYVRVLQNPTCRWSTYDSLRLGREPDPRVPATIRERVWSSPIWIKPSR, translated from the coding sequence ATGATAAGAAAGATTTTCCTGGGGGCGATCGGCCTGGTCGCGCTTGCCGCAATCGTTGGGTGGTTCACCTTCGGCCAGAGCACCTACGAAAGGATGCAACGGGTGGGCGCCGACAATCTGGCGGCCGACTACGCGCTTCAGGATGATTCCAGAGTCCCGAAGCCGGAGCCCCAGCCAAGGGTCATCCAACCGCGCAACTCTCTGAACAACGTGTACTGGGGCGACACCCATGTCCATACCCACGAAAGCTTCGATGCAAAGCTCATGGGAACAACGGTGACCGTCGAGGACGCCTATCGCTTCGCAAAGGGCGAAGCCCTTCTCAGCACGGGCGGCGAGACCATGCAGCTCGCACGCCCGCTCGACTTCGTCGCGATCACCGACCATGCCGAGGGCTTCGGTGTGAGCACGCGCTGTGACGAAACAGACCTCACCTGGTTCGAATCGATCAACTGCTACCTTCTCGAGACACCGAACCCAATGGCCTTCCTGCTGCTGCGGACCATCGTCAGCTTCACCAAACCAGACGTCGAGAAGAATCCCGACGCTCCGGCGGGCGTGTATCAACCAGAGGTGCGCACCGCCAAGGGGCGCGATTCGTGGCCGATCTGTGGCCGCGGCGAAGGCGGTGTGCTGCGCTGCGAGCAGGATGCCCGCAGTGATTGGGCACGATATATAGCGCTGGCCGATGCCGAAAACGACCCGGGCACATTCACTACATTTGCCGCCTACGAATACTCCCCGACCCTGCCCGACGCCGGGAAAATGCACCGCAACATCCTGTTTAACGGATCGGATCTCCCGGAATTCGCGATCTCGTCTCTCGAGGTATCCAACGCAATCGATCTCTGGCGAGGCCTCGAAGAGACCTGCACGGGGAAATGTGACTTCCTCACGATTCCTCACAACATGAACAAATCCTGGGGCCTCGCCTACAGCCGCTACACATACGACGGCGGCGAATACGGCGAAGACGAATGGGAGATCCGCAAAAGGCGCGAACCACTGGCCGAGATCTACCAGATCAAGGGGGCCTCGGAATGCGCACTGGGAGTTGGCGCCACCGACGAAGAGTGCGCCTTTAGCCAGGTCTTTGAACCCTGCGAACCCGGCGAGGAGACCGGCTGCGCCTTTGAGACTGGCTTTGCCCGCCAGGGACTCAAGATCGGCCTCCAACTCGAGCAAGGTCTCGGCATGAACCCGCTGGCCTTCGGCATGATTGGATCCACCGACACGCATAATGGAAACCCGGGGGACACCGACGAATGGGATTTCGTGGGCGCTGTCGGCCAGGTGAGTTCTCCCGCGATTCGTCGTTTCGGGGCACCCGAGAAACCCGGCAGCGAACCCAAGCCTCACCTCTCACCCCTGCGGTTCAACACCCCGGGCGGCCTGGCTGCGGTCTGGGCCCCGGAAAATACCCGCGACGCGATCTTTGCCGCGATGCAACGTCGTGAGGTTTACGCCTCGTCAGGCCCGCGGATCACGCTGCGCTTTTTTGCCGGCGAGGATTTCGACGAGAGCATTCTTGACGAGGCGGAGCCGGTCGCGATCGCCGCCGCAGGCGGCGTCCCGATGGGCGGCGTGCTCCGCCCGCGGTCCGGCCATGACGCCAGTCCGACATTTTACGTCTCGGCTCTTGGCGACTGGATGAGCGCACCCTTGCAGAGGATCCAGATGGTCAAGGGCTGGATCGATGCCGAGGGCAAAACTCACGAGCTGGTTCAGGACATCGCCTGTGCGGATGGCCTTGAGGTCGACCCCACCACTCGACGCTGCCCCGACAACGGCGCCTCCGTTGATCTGACCAGCTGCGCGCTCGTCGGCGAGACCGGCAGCATGGAACTGGCGGCGACCTGGCAAGATCCCGACTTCGACCCGGCACGAAGCGCCTTCTACTACGTGCGCGTCCTGCAAAATCCCACCTGTCGCTGGTCAACCTACGACTCCCTGCGACTGGGCCGCGAACCCGACCCGCGCGTCCCCGCAACGATACGCGAGCGCGTCTGGTCCTCGCCGATCTGGATCAAGCCCTCCCGGTAA
- a CDS encoding TonB-dependent receptor, which produces MLLSALILVPGITGLAQAQIEAPSAYEELIESPTDVGGPATEADAEVAQAEAGDESGLSPSTRGQIEEIVVQARKREEFLEDTPVSITAMSENLLREANVTRIDQIENLVPNITIASGQTSAQIRIRGVGTASAGVAFEPGVGMYVDGVFLPRAQAAVFDTLDIAGVEVLRGPQGTLFGKNTIGGAVNITTRKPADELEGFQMVRVGNQGIVNTRSMINIPVDIGWFEDKLFTRLAFASQNRGGYATNPYLGLDDLGRQNSLTFLGSFRFLPTDALTIDMTGTWWKSHGQLAIGQCAIAQETNIGNFQPGFYDACRESRPYTHPMNVNQVQSATSYGTWGTIQYDVGDTDWVEDIVLKSITSWRQQTTASAIDLDATPFPMVSLTSRGGPDPTKGDPGDSEQIQQEFQINATAWDGRINFVGGFFAFWENAQRPSVTNVGIPVVTSATLNNLETDNFTWAFFSQATAALTEWASLTAGLRYSSDRKQATQINTNLLADPPAVVFDGSGDKTFDAWSPMASIALTAPEEWFDDIRLDHLMGYFTYSQGFKGGGFNATINPSAGGNQLEPFEPETLDNFEIGVKSIAFDRRLTLNVSLFYGKYDNIQRRVTETIFDDEGLIEEILTLTLNAAEATTRGAELEVTAMPLPGLVLSGNIGLLDARYTSFPGAVSNLDGKEINKSGQKIEGVPSFQSFLSAQYSFPLELGQRDWMRGWLTTRAQWSYQSDNYALGPEVPQARQPGRNNLGARVSYDFFDDSAQVALWGENLTDTRVPAGSVFSLANSVGVITRNFTIPRTFGAELSYRF; this is translated from the coding sequence GTGTTGTTGTCAGCACTGATTCTGGTGCCGGGGATCACAGGCCTCGCGCAAGCGCAGATCGAGGCGCCATCGGCCTATGAGGAGCTCATTGAATCGCCAACCGACGTCGGCGGCCCGGCAACCGAGGCCGACGCCGAAGTCGCGCAGGCGGAAGCAGGCGACGAGTCCGGCCTCTCACCTTCCACTCGGGGCCAAATCGAGGAAATCGTCGTTCAGGCAAGAAAACGCGAAGAGTTCCTCGAGGACACACCTGTATCTATCACCGCGATGAGCGAGAACCTCCTGCGCGAGGCCAACGTGACGCGAATCGACCAGATCGAGAACCTCGTCCCGAACATCACGATCGCCTCGGGCCAGACCTCAGCACAAATCCGCATCCGCGGCGTCGGCACTGCGTCAGCGGGCGTGGCGTTCGAGCCCGGCGTCGGCATGTACGTGGACGGTGTTTTCCTCCCGCGCGCGCAAGCCGCTGTTTTCGACACCCTCGACATCGCGGGCGTCGAAGTCCTGCGTGGACCACAAGGCACTCTGTTCGGCAAAAACACGATCGGAGGCGCTGTCAATATCACCACACGCAAGCCGGCCGACGAACTCGAGGGCTTCCAGATGGTGCGCGTCGGCAACCAGGGGATCGTCAACACCCGCAGCATGATCAACATCCCGGTCGATATCGGCTGGTTCGAGGACAAGCTGTTCACGCGTCTTGCTTTCGCATCGCAAAATCGCGGGGGCTATGCGACGAATCCCTACCTCGGCCTCGATGACCTGGGCCGCCAGAACAGCCTTACGTTTCTGGGCTCGTTTCGATTCCTGCCAACAGACGCTCTCACGATCGACATGACAGGGACCTGGTGGAAATCCCACGGGCAGTTGGCCATCGGCCAATGTGCCATTGCTCAGGAGACAAACATCGGGAATTTCCAGCCAGGCTTCTATGATGCCTGTCGCGAGTCTCGACCATATACACATCCCATGAACGTCAATCAGGTCCAAAGCGCGACCAGCTACGGCACCTGGGGAACGATTCAATACGACGTCGGGGATACCGACTGGGTGGAAGATATCGTACTGAAGTCCATTACCTCCTGGCGCCAGCAGACGACTGCATCCGCAATCGACCTCGACGCAACGCCCTTTCCCATGGTCTCGCTGACGAGCCGGGGGGGACCCGATCCAACCAAGGGCGATCCCGGCGACTCCGAACAAATCCAGCAGGAATTCCAGATCAACGCGACAGCCTGGGACGGCCGTATCAACTTCGTCGGTGGTTTTTTCGCCTTCTGGGAGAATGCCCAGCGGCCCTCCGTCACCAATGTCGGAATCCCGGTGGTCACATCGGCCACCTTGAACAACCTCGAGACCGACAACTTTACCTGGGCGTTCTTCAGCCAGGCCACGGCCGCGCTCACCGAGTGGGCCAGCCTGACGGCAGGGCTGCGCTACTCATCCGATCGAAAACAGGCCACACAGATCAACACCAACCTGCTGGCAGACCCTCCTGCAGTAGTATTCGACGGATCCGGCGACAAAACGTTCGACGCATGGAGTCCGATGGCGAGCATTGCCTTGACCGCACCGGAGGAGTGGTTCGACGATATCCGCCTGGACCATTTGATGGGCTACTTCACCTACTCTCAGGGCTTCAAGGGCGGCGGTTTCAACGCAACCATCAATCCCAGCGCCGGAGGGAATCAGCTCGAGCCCTTCGAGCCCGAGACCCTCGACAACTTCGAGATCGGCGTGAAGTCCATCGCCTTTGATCGCCGACTGACACTGAACGTGTCCTTGTTCTACGGCAAGTATGACAACATCCAGCGCCGGGTGACCGAAACCATTTTCGACGACGAAGGACTGATCGAGGAAATCCTCACCCTCACCCTGAACGCCGCGGAAGCAACCACCCGCGGCGCCGAGCTTGAGGTGACGGCCATGCCCCTGCCCGGCCTGGTACTATCCGGCAATATCGGACTTCTTGACGCGCGCTACACCAGCTTCCCGGGAGCCGTGAGCAATTTGGATGGCAAGGAGATCAACAAATCAGGCCAGAAGATCGAGGGGGTCCCCAGCTTTCAATCCTTCCTCTCGGCGCAGTATTCCTTCCCGCTGGAGTTGGGACAACGCGACTGGATGCGAGGCTGGCTGACGACCCGTGCGCAATGGAGCTATCAGAGCGACAACTATGCGCTGGGGCCCGAGGTGCCACAAGCCAGGCAACCAGGCCGCAACAACCTCGGTGCTCGCGTCTCCTACGATTTCTTCGACGATAGCGCTCAAGTCGCCCTCTGGGGCGAGAATCTGACCGATACTCGCGTGCCCGCCGGCAGCGTCTTCAGTCTTGCGAATTCCGTCGGCGTCATCACTCGGAACTTCACGATCCCGCGCACCTTTGGTGCCGAGCTTTCCTACCGCTTCTGA
- a CDS encoding TetR/AcrR family transcriptional regulator, producing the protein MSDNSELPATVLEKGQARPLPKANQGRAETERRLIEAALELIKRNGILAGLNLREVAAAAGVNRGNIYHYFGSRQELLREAIARRFKVIRKQLNADFRGLPFVERRTRQFRGDSFQDSKLRALLVIDGDGSVDPMPAYEGALSSLKEDVVNGDIDPAHDLEALQVALSAMLRGYRIFREPYAKRVGADIEALDERVASVVGGWLETMKQPPAATPDRAD; encoded by the coding sequence ATGTCAGATAATTCCGAATTGCCGGCGACAGTCCTGGAAAAGGGCCAGGCTCGGCCGTTACCGAAGGCGAATCAGGGCCGCGCCGAAACTGAGCGGCGATTGATCGAGGCCGCTCTCGAGTTGATCAAGAGAAACGGTATTCTCGCGGGCCTGAATCTTCGGGAAGTTGCCGCCGCCGCGGGCGTCAATCGTGGCAATATTTATCACTACTTCGGCTCCAGGCAGGAATTGCTCCGCGAGGCGATCGCCCGTCGTTTCAAAGTGATTAGAAAACAGCTCAATGCTGACTTCCGGGGGCTCCCTTTTGTCGAGCGGCGCACGAGGCAATTTCGAGGTGACAGCTTTCAGGACAGCAAACTACGCGCCTTGCTCGTGATTGACGGAGACGGAAGTGTGGACCCCATGCCAGCCTATGAGGGCGCGCTCAGCAGCCTGAAGGAGGACGTCGTCAACGGGGATATTGACCCCGCCCACGATCTCGAGGCATTGCAGGTTGCGCTCTCGGCGATGCTTCGCGGCTACCGGATTTTCCGCGAGCCTTACGCCAAGCGGGTTGGCGCGGATATCGAGGCGCTCGACGAGCGAGTGGCGTCCGTCGTCGGCGGTTGGCTCGAGACGATGAAGCAACCGCCCGCGGCAACGCCGGATCGCGCGGACTGA